Proteins encoded in a region of the Novibacillus thermophilus genome:
- a CDS encoding heme ABC transporter ATP-binding protein → MIRVEHVSKAFHGKTVLHDVNLYVTDGEFLGIIGSNGSGKTTLLRIMSGEERPDEGNVSLRGRLLERWKVRERAQQLTVVSQEGLTPVPFSVYDVVMMGRHVYQGRFQPPSARDREVVEHVLAVTGLEGMSPQSVAQLSGGERQRVAIARALAQEPRVLLLDEPTTYLDIGYQLSVLEYVKKWQVAHGAAVVAVLHDLNLAAQFCERIVLMEGGHIAAEGAPSDVLQADILQRVYRTRPTIVRHPLSGVPQVLLGS, encoded by the coding sequence GTGATTCGCGTGGAACACGTTAGTAAAGCGTTTCATGGAAAAACGGTCCTGCACGATGTGAACCTGTACGTAACGGACGGTGAGTTTCTCGGGATTATCGGATCAAACGGGAGTGGGAAAACGACGCTGCTCCGCATCATGAGCGGTGAAGAACGCCCTGACGAAGGAAACGTCTCGCTGCGGGGACGGCTGTTGGAACGGTGGAAAGTCCGGGAGCGGGCCCAGCAGTTAACCGTCGTGTCACAGGAGGGATTGACCCCAGTTCCATTTTCTGTATACGATGTGGTCATGATGGGAAGACATGTGTACCAAGGACGTTTTCAACCTCCTTCGGCGCGTGACCGGGAGGTCGTCGAACACGTTCTGGCGGTTACAGGCCTCGAAGGGATGTCCCCGCAGTCAGTCGCCCAGTTGAGCGGGGGTGAGCGGCAGCGGGTCGCCATCGCCCGGGCTTTAGCCCAGGAACCTCGGGTGTTGTTGCTCGATGAACCGACGACCTACCTGGATATCGGCTACCAGTTGTCTGTCCTCGAATACGTGAAAAAGTGGCAGGTGGCACACGGTGCCGCGGTCGTGGCTGTGTTACACGATCTCAATTTGGCGGCGCAGTTTTGTGAGCGCATCGTGTTGATGGAAGGGGGACATATCGCGGCCGAAGGTGCTCCGTCTGATGTGTTACAAGCTGACATTTTGCAAAGAGTTTACCGCACCCGTCCGACGATCGTTCGCCATCCGCTGTCAGGGGTTCCGCAAGTGCTGCTCGGATCGTAA
- a CDS encoding ABC transporter substrate-binding protein — MNAYKLVSTVVLVLTLISCSAEPNEPQTLPEAERGGSGHLRVWIASDHRVPDIFDNFTSSTGISVQTEFGTQEELKRRVQESNGNPSADLFWSDNALDLALLAAQGVFEPYVSPFSETLPDDARDRDGLWHGVTVRRLALVYNAASFPDGVPAKVEELIHWQEDLTVPAVSSPLWYRLLVDVAALEGETELRQWVERVREMSLTFSEDLQPGVNGVLDGTVSLLFTTADAALQEVNRREQQKNVDIRIQPLGSSHADSIDIVTGVGILRGTDKKEAAQQLVDFMLQQHNRQNLALKFSHDDLLDPDSSDAVWRLHPNEMAHLMPLVERYWLTNVDESS; from the coding sequence GTGAACGCCTATAAGCTTGTGTCGACCGTTGTACTCGTACTCACTTTAATCAGCTGTTCAGCTGAGCCCAATGAACCGCAAACATTGCCGGAGGCCGAACGGGGAGGCAGCGGACATCTACGGGTGTGGATCGCAAGTGACCACCGCGTGCCGGATATTTTTGACAATTTTACGTCGTCTACCGGCATTTCAGTTCAAACGGAGTTCGGCACTCAGGAGGAGCTGAAACGCCGTGTACAGGAAAGTAACGGGAACCCGAGTGCAGATTTATTTTGGAGCGACAATGCCCTCGATCTCGCTTTATTAGCAGCACAGGGGGTTTTTGAGCCGTACGTGTCTCCTTTTTCTGAGACCCTTCCTGACGACGCCCGGGACCGTGACGGGTTGTGGCACGGTGTCACCGTTCGACGGTTGGCGCTGGTCTACAATGCGGCATCTTTTCCAGATGGCGTACCGGCAAAGGTCGAAGAATTGATCCACTGGCAAGAGGATTTGACGGTTCCTGCTGTTTCTTCACCATTGTGGTACCGATTGCTCGTGGATGTGGCGGCGCTGGAAGGAGAAACGGAACTCCGGCAATGGGTTGAAAGGGTAAGGGAAATGTCTTTAACGTTTTCAGAAGACTTACAGCCAGGTGTAAACGGAGTGCTCGACGGGACGGTTTCGCTGCTTTTCACAACGGCTGACGCCGCTCTTCAGGAAGTGAACAGGCGGGAGCAGCAAAAGAATGTCGACATCCGCATCCAACCGCTCGGTTCCAGCCATGCGGATTCCATTGACATCGTGACCGGAGTCGGCATTTTACGCGGGACCGATAAAAAAGAAGCTGCGCAGCAATTGGTGGATTTCATGCTTCAACAGCACAACCGTCAAAATCTGGCGCTTAAGTTTTCACACGATGACCTCCTTGATCCGGATTCCAGTGATGCTGTTTGGCGACTCCACCCGAACGAAATGGCGCATCTCATGCCGCTCGTCGAACGTTACTGGCTGACGAACGTCGACGAATCATCATGA
- a CDS encoding FecCD family ABC transporter permease: MGRNRYIGWSASLLIVLLVTIGLSVSWGSAGVSLVSVWKILFDRIPWVTNWIQADWPATAETIVWQIRLPRIVLAALVGSALAVAGVIFQGVLHNPLADPYILGISSGAALGAALVFFFGIEYALVGRWTLPLVAFVGGSLSLALVFAIAKGSAQRPLETLILSGVIVQAFLGAILSLVIALSHDQLQQIVYWMMGSVALLDWREAMVMVPYLIVGLGVALFYSRELNIMVLGDSVAHHTGVAVRRTRTTLLIVASLLTGAAVSIAGMIGFVGLVVPHMLRLVVGSDHRVLVPSSVLAGAIFMIWADTFARMLLAPRELPVGVLTACIGAPLFAYLLRRHVRRN; the protein is encoded by the coding sequence GTGGGACGGAATCGATACATAGGGTGGAGCGCGAGTCTACTGATTGTCCTTTTGGTCACGATTGGCCTATCGGTTTCGTGGGGAAGTGCAGGCGTGTCCCTCGTTTCGGTGTGGAAAATTTTGTTTGACCGCATTCCGTGGGTGACGAATTGGATACAAGCCGATTGGCCCGCGACCGCCGAGACGATTGTGTGGCAGATTCGCCTGCCGCGCATTGTGCTGGCCGCATTGGTCGGCAGCGCGTTGGCGGTAGCCGGTGTCATCTTTCAGGGGGTGTTACACAATCCACTGGCCGATCCGTACATTTTGGGGATCTCCTCGGGAGCAGCCCTCGGAGCAGCCCTCGTCTTTTTCTTCGGGATCGAATACGCCTTGGTCGGGCGCTGGACGTTGCCCCTGGTCGCTTTCGTGGGCGGAAGTTTGTCGTTGGCGCTCGTATTCGCCATTGCCAAGGGAAGTGCCCAACGGCCTTTAGAGACGCTTATTTTGTCGGGTGTGATCGTCCAAGCTTTTTTAGGGGCGATCCTCTCCCTCGTCATCGCCCTCTCCCACGACCAACTGCAGCAAATTGTTTACTGGATGATGGGGAGTGTGGCCTTGTTGGACTGGCGTGAAGCGATGGTGATGGTTCCTTATTTAATCGTCGGTCTGGGGGTGGCGCTGTTTTACAGCCGGGAGCTCAACATCATGGTCCTCGGTGACAGTGTGGCGCACCATACGGGTGTCGCAGTGAGGCGAACGCGTACGACTCTTTTAATCGTGGCTTCTCTGTTGACGGGCGCAGCCGTCTCCATTGCCGGGATGATCGGATTTGTCGGATTGGTCGTACCGCACATGTTGCGCCTCGTCGTCGGATCAGATCACCGCGTGCTTGTGCCGTCGTCCGTGTTAGCCGGTGCGATCTTCATGATCTGGGCCGATACTTTTGCCCGCATGTTGCTCGCGCCGCGGGAACTTCCGGTAGGTGTTTTGACTGCGTGTATCGGCGCACCGCTGTTCGCCTATTTGTTGCGGCGGCACGTTCGCCGGAATTGA
- a CDS encoding redoxin domain-containing protein — protein sequence MRLRSEMPEFQNVTEWVNGEVSKDDLKGHPVLVHFWSISCGICKKTLPDINEWREKYKDANLKVVGVHMPRSEKDTEIEPVKETIEKYELKHPQIIDNQHAVVDAFQNEYVPAYYLFDEEGKLRHFQAGERGLQMVEQRLKRVLDIQN from the coding sequence ATGCGTTTGCGTTCAGAAATGCCGGAATTTCAAAATGTCACCGAGTGGGTAAACGGAGAAGTGTCGAAAGACGATTTGAAAGGGCATCCGGTCTTGGTACACTTCTGGTCCATCAGCTGCGGTATATGCAAAAAAACACTCCCGGATATCAATGAGTGGCGCGAAAAGTACAAAGATGCTAATCTTAAAGTAGTCGGTGTACATATGCCCCGCTCTGAAAAAGATACCGAAATCGAGCCTGTCAAAGAGACGATTGAAAAGTATGAACTGAAGCATCCGCAAATCATCGACAATCAACACGCGGTGGTCGACGCTTTTCAAAATGAGTACGTGCCGGCGTACTACCTGTTTGACGAGGAAGGAAAGTTACGCCATTTTCAAGCGGGGGAAAGAGGTTTGCAAATGGTCGAACAACGCTTGAAGCGCGTGTTGGACATACAAAATTGA
- the gcvH gene encoding glycine cleavage system protein GcvH produces MNLPKELKYSEEHEWVKDEGEKKVRIGITDFAQSELGDIVFVELPEIGDTLQANEPFGSVESVKTVSELYAPVNGKVVEVNGELEDSPELVNESPYEKGWMIVVEMEDPSELENLLSPEKYAEMYGEDGQ; encoded by the coding sequence GTGAATTTGCCGAAAGAACTCAAGTACAGTGAAGAACATGAGTGGGTAAAGGACGAAGGCGAAAAAAAGGTGCGGATCGGAATCACGGACTTTGCCCAATCCGAACTGGGCGATATTGTGTTTGTGGAGTTACCGGAAATTGGGGATACGCTTCAGGCGAATGAGCCGTTCGGCAGTGTGGAATCGGTCAAAACCGTTTCCGAACTGTACGCCCCCGTAAACGGCAAAGTGGTGGAAGTGAACGGCGAATTGGAAGATTCCCCGGAACTCGTCAACGAGTCCCCCTACGAAAAAGGGTGGATGATCGTCGTGGAAATGGAAGATCCTTCAGAGCTGGAAAACTTGCTTTCACCTGAAAAATACGCAGAGATGTACGGAGAAGACGGACAGTGA
- a CDS encoding cob(I)yrinic acid a,c-diamide adenosyltransferase, with amino-acid sequence MRIYTRKGDEGRTHVIGGRVDKDDSRVEAYGTIDECNACIGRVVASLDPERDKDFITDLTLIQHELFDAGADLAQERRVHPYRVDADMVSRLEGRIDHYSAQIPPIRQFILPGGCEPSSLLHLSRAVARRAERRVVTLGKRGQINDDVRRYLNRLSDLLFVMARVANARAGVADVEYRSDRT; translated from the coding sequence GTGCGCATTTACACGCGTAAAGGAGACGAAGGGCGTACCCATGTCATCGGGGGGCGGGTCGACAAGGACGACAGCCGCGTGGAAGCTTACGGTACCATCGACGAGTGCAACGCGTGCATCGGCCGAGTCGTAGCGTCTCTCGATCCGGAGCGGGACAAAGATTTCATCACGGATCTCACCTTGATACAACACGAACTGTTTGACGCAGGGGCAGACTTAGCGCAAGAGAGGCGTGTGCATCCTTATAGAGTCGATGCGGATATGGTGTCGCGGTTGGAAGGGCGAATTGACCACTACAGTGCACAGATCCCGCCGATTCGGCAGTTCATTCTCCCGGGGGGGTGCGAACCGTCGTCCTTACTGCACTTAAGCCGTGCCGTCGCACGCCGGGCGGAGCGGCGCGTCGTGACCTTGGGAAAAAGAGGCCAGATCAACGATGACGTGCGGCGGTATTTAAACCGGCTGTCCGATTTACTGTTTGTCATGGCCAGAGTGGCCAACGCACGTGCCGGCGTGGCGGATGTGGAATACCGTTCTGATCGGACGTAA
- a CDS encoding peroxiredoxin, whose protein sequence is MAERLVGLPAPDFEMESTKDLDNLDEPVRLSDYRGKWLVLFFYPRDFTFVCPTEITALSDRYDEFAELDADILGVSTDSKYSHRAWMNISRDNNGIGDIRYPLAADTTHKVSRDYGVLEEETGTALRGLFIIDPEGIVRYQVVTDENIGRSVDETLRVLNALQTGGLCPSDWKPGQKTLQAN, encoded by the coding sequence ATGGCAGAACGACTCGTTGGACTCCCGGCTCCCGACTTTGAAATGGAGAGCACGAAAGATTTGGATAATTTGGACGAGCCGGTCCGCCTCTCTGACTACAGAGGGAAGTGGCTCGTGCTGTTTTTCTATCCCCGTGACTTTACGTTTGTCTGTCCGACGGAGATCACCGCTTTGAGTGACCGGTACGATGAGTTCGCCGAACTGGATGCTGACATCCTCGGCGTGAGCACGGACAGCAAGTACTCACACCGGGCGTGGATGAACATTTCAAGAGACAACAACGGTATCGGCGATATTCGCTACCCCCTTGCTGCTGATACCACACATAAAGTCAGCCGTGATTACGGTGTCCTCGAAGAAGAGACAGGGACAGCCCTGAGGGGGTTGTTCATTATCGATCCGGAAGGGATTGTGCGTTATCAAGTCGTGACGGACGAAAATATCGGTCGCAGTGTCGATGAAACGTTACGGGTGTTAAATGCTTTACAGACCGGCGGTTTATGTCCGTCCGACTGGAAACCTGGTCAAAAGACGCTTCAAGCGAATTAA
- a CDS encoding arsenate reductase family protein, with translation MAKLLVYEYPQCGTCRKAKRFLDERGIDYETRHIVNDPPSKEELKELVQKSGLEIKKFFNTSGKVYREQRLKDKIPTLSEDELLALLASEGKLIKRPIVTDGTRVTVGFKPKEFEHFWT, from the coding sequence GTGGCGAAGTTGCTAGTGTACGAGTATCCCCAATGCGGGACATGCCGCAAGGCGAAACGGTTTCTCGACGAACGGGGGATCGACTACGAGACGCGGCACATTGTGAACGATCCTCCGTCGAAGGAGGAATTAAAAGAGTTAGTTCAAAAGAGCGGACTAGAGATAAAAAAGTTTTTCAATACGTCGGGGAAAGTGTACCGTGAACAGCGCCTTAAAGACAAAATCCCGACGCTTAGCGAAGACGAGCTGTTGGCGTTGCTCGCGTCTGAAGGAAAACTGATCAAGCGGCCGATTGTGACGGACGGAACGAGGGTGACCGTCGGGTTTAAACCGAAAGAATTTGAACATTTTTGGACATAA
- a CDS encoding glycerol-3-phosphate acyltransferase — translation MKFIFLVLFSYLLGSVPAFWLTGGRGRQLFSRRMPLYYTVGIKRSLAMTGVDFCKGFLACLIGLIVAGWGGACLAAIAVNVGAVFPLFNGFQQTGSTVRTATAAGALLVLSPWLLLAGLFTFVFALFVTQYLSLSVVLSTLTVLILVIVFPPVWFVFLAIVLLGIGVLYLSWESVLRFVKGREPVFPIRRWIR, via the coding sequence ATGAAGTTCATCTTTTTGGTTCTGTTTTCTTACCTGCTGGGGTCAGTTCCTGCTTTCTGGTTGACAGGCGGCCGGGGGCGACAACTTTTTTCCAGGCGTATGCCCCTTTATTACACCGTCGGGATAAAGCGCAGTTTGGCGATGACAGGCGTAGACTTTTGCAAAGGGTTTTTGGCTTGCCTCATCGGTCTAATTGTAGCCGGATGGGGCGGCGCCTGCCTTGCCGCCATCGCTGTCAATGTCGGGGCTGTATTTCCGTTGTTTAACGGTTTTCAACAGACAGGAAGTACCGTAAGAACTGCCACCGCCGCCGGGGCACTGCTCGTCTTAAGTCCGTGGTTGCTGTTGGCGGGACTTTTCACATTCGTTTTCGCTCTGTTTGTGACCCAGTACTTGTCGCTTTCGGTCGTCCTCAGTACCTTGACCGTGCTGATCCTCGTCATCGTGTTTCCACCGGTTTGGTTTGTGTTTCTGGCCATTGTATTGCTAGGGATCGGAGTCTTGTATCTGTCTTGGGAGAGTGTGTTGCGTTTTGTCAAGGGGCGGGAACCCGTGTTTCCGATTCGCCGCTGGATTCGATAG
- a CDS encoding transglycosylase domain-containing protein, whose translation MNDSTRSYANRKALKGRSRKERFNKKDKAKKRRLFNIKWILLVIVATVFLVMGGCSAVILAGNYVIDEDKLTMPQTSVFLDDEGNQFGQLAEEDREYVELDEMPEYLGQAFIAVEDRRFYDHYGVDPRAILRAIWVDLKTWSLKEGSSTITMQLARNVFLTNEKAFSRKVKEAMIAINLELNYSKDQILEMYLNQILFGHGKYGVETAADWYFGKTVRTNGEKETISLSEAAMLAAIPKAPSTYSPKSNMDKAIERRNLVLELMEQEGFITAKEKEEAMAEEIEVVEHEGGNKYDAYLDLVRQEAAERYGLSEDELNRGGFKIYTNLNRQAQEAVEKAYSDDDLFPPDGEYGKVESGLTMLDPETGEIVAVAGGRDYEGQNFNRSYDARVQPGSAMKPLVTYAPAIEFKGMKPYDTVEDRPIEGNDGQPWPKNAGGTYHGTTYMIDALKHSYNAAAVRTLRDVVGVKTGYDFATSLGMNIEEELSADDAYSLTLGANTATTVEMAQAYSAFANQGVLVEAHAINKIEGPDGAEVRVDDPEVKEVMSAQTAYYMTEMLKAVVNEGTGTRARIPGREVAGKTGTTNDSTRIWFVGYTPQYVTAIYMGRDEDQEHEVGESSGGPRGPAALFARVMAEALEGMPAESFAKPEGVEKVREPIQLTKITDLRASYDAEAQAVTLGWTAEDDRVRYNVYRIKGESTEAELIGEADGGRFTDSKIEVPEKDGGLSELFGQLAGGITYHYYVVPVNPETGETGEESNTATVVITPPEGSEPPEEDQEEEDVDEEQPSEQEGPPDEGEGNGRGNGNERGPDHPGDGDGSDDGSPEDEDTPDEGDGNEGRDANPGDNPTGRGGNGTNRIPGTLSEGKDR comes from the coding sequence GTGAACGACTCAACACGTTCTTACGCCAATCGCAAGGCGTTAAAAGGGCGCAGTAGAAAGGAACGTTTCAACAAAAAGGACAAGGCCAAAAAACGACGTCTCTTCAATATAAAGTGGATTTTGCTCGTCATCGTCGCCACAGTTTTCCTCGTGATGGGAGGATGTTCCGCCGTCATTTTGGCGGGAAATTACGTAATAGACGAGGACAAGTTGACGATGCCCCAGACGTCTGTCTTTCTCGACGACGAAGGGAACCAGTTCGGGCAATTGGCTGAAGAGGACCGTGAATACGTCGAGTTAGACGAAATGCCGGAGTATTTGGGGCAAGCGTTTATCGCAGTTGAAGACCGGCGTTTTTACGACCACTACGGCGTGGATCCCCGCGCCATTCTCCGCGCCATCTGGGTCGACTTAAAGACGTGGAGCTTGAAAGAGGGAAGCAGCACGATCACGATGCAGTTGGCGCGCAATGTCTTTTTGACAAATGAAAAGGCGTTTAGCCGCAAAGTAAAAGAAGCGATGATTGCCATTAATTTGGAATTGAACTATTCGAAAGACCAAATACTGGAAATGTACTTAAACCAAATTTTGTTTGGTCACGGTAAATACGGTGTGGAGACGGCAGCCGATTGGTATTTCGGAAAGACAGTGCGGACCAACGGTGAGAAAGAAACGATTAGCCTCAGTGAAGCGGCGATGTTGGCAGCCATCCCGAAAGCGCCGAGCACGTATTCTCCTAAATCGAACATGGACAAAGCCATTGAGAGGCGCAACCTCGTTTTGGAACTGATGGAACAAGAAGGATTTATCACGGCTAAAGAAAAAGAAGAAGCGATGGCAGAAGAAATCGAAGTGGTGGAGCACGAAGGGGGCAACAAGTACGACGCCTATCTGGACCTTGTCCGCCAAGAGGCGGCGGAACGGTACGGACTGAGTGAAGATGAATTAAACCGCGGCGGGTTTAAAATTTACACGAACTTGAACCGCCAAGCGCAAGAAGCGGTGGAAAAAGCGTACAGTGACGATGACTTGTTTCCGCCCGACGGCGAGTACGGGAAGGTTGAGAGCGGGTTGACGATGCTGGATCCAGAGACGGGCGAAATCGTGGCTGTAGCAGGCGGCCGAGATTACGAGGGCCAAAATTTTAATCGCTCATATGACGCGCGCGTGCAGCCGGGATCGGCGATGAAGCCCCTTGTCACGTACGCGCCGGCCATCGAGTTCAAAGGGATGAAACCGTACGACACTGTGGAAGACCGACCGATCGAGGGGAACGACGGCCAGCCGTGGCCGAAAAACGCCGGCGGCACGTATCACGGGACGACGTACATGATCGATGCGCTGAAGCATTCGTACAATGCAGCGGCGGTGCGCACACTGCGTGATGTTGTCGGCGTGAAAACCGGATACGACTTTGCCACGAGTCTCGGGATGAACATCGAAGAAGAGCTCAGCGCTGACGATGCTTACAGTTTGACCCTTGGAGCGAATACGGCGACGACGGTGGAGATGGCTCAGGCGTACAGCGCCTTTGCCAACCAGGGAGTGTTAGTGGAAGCCCACGCGATTAACAAGATTGAAGGACCGGACGGTGCCGAGGTCCGGGTGGACGATCCGGAAGTGAAAGAGGTGATGAGTGCCCAAACGGCGTACTACATGACGGAGATGCTGAAAGCAGTCGTCAATGAAGGGACGGGGACTCGGGCGCGCATCCCCGGCAGGGAAGTGGCTGGAAAAACGGGGACGACAAACGACAGTACGCGCATCTGGTTTGTCGGCTACACGCCGCAATACGTGACGGCGATATACATGGGAAGAGACGAAGACCAGGAACACGAGGTCGGGGAGAGCAGCGGTGGCCCGCGGGGACCTGCGGCGCTGTTCGCCCGCGTGATGGCGGAAGCACTGGAAGGCATGCCGGCCGAGAGCTTTGCCAAACCTGAAGGCGTAGAGAAAGTGCGCGAACCGATACAGTTAACGAAAATTACCGACCTCAGGGCGAGCTATGACGCAGAGGCGCAAGCGGTCACTCTCGGATGGACGGCTGAGGACGACCGGGTGCGATACAACGTATACCGCATAAAAGGAGAATCGACAGAAGCCGAATTGATCGGGGAGGCGGACGGTGGCCGCTTTACCGACAGCAAGATAGAAGTTCCTGAAAAAGACGGTGGTCTCTCCGAACTCTTCGGACAGTTGGCAGGAGGAATCACGTACCACTACTACGTCGTCCCCGTTAATCCGGAAACGGGGGAAACAGGGGAAGAATCGAACACAGCGACGGTTGTCATCACGCCTCCGGAAGGGAGCGAACCGCCTGAAGAGGATCAAGAAGAAGAGGACGTCGATGAGGAACAGCCTTCTGAACAGGAAGGACCACCTGATGAAGGTGAAGGCAATGGAAGAGGAAACGGCAATGAAAGGGGGCCTGATCATCCAGGTGACGGAGATGGTTCAGACGACGGGTCTCCGGAAGACGAAGACACCCCTGATGAAGGAGACGGAAACGAAGGGAGGGACGCCAATCCTGGAGACAATCCAACAGGCCGAGGGGGAAACGGAACAAACCGCATCCCCGGAACCCTTTCGGAGGGCAAAGACAGGTGA